A single genomic interval of Leptospira dzoumogneensis harbors:
- a CDS encoding lytic transglycosylase domain-containing protein — translation MLQPKVRKRYIFIASLPLLYQSFVAPIAGSLIGKSAPGRNSLPESTQIKEYIRSERPSLTETELELLSLTVEKESERINNSACGVYCQKGEKAGLLLGIIKTESEFYRKARSKKNALGLMQIMPGTGSWIASWEGKHIKKQDLLEPETNIHLGVSYLNHLLETHEGNLRLALLAYNAGPGAVKKWGGVPAYAESVFSGQEEYLGSRESF, via the coding sequence AAGATACATATTCATCGCCTCATTACCACTGCTCTACCAATCATTTGTAGCCCCAATCGCGGGTTCCCTGATCGGAAAGAGCGCTCCTGGTAGGAACTCCCTTCCAGAATCCACTCAAATCAAAGAATACATTCGCTCCGAGAGACCAAGCCTGACGGAAACGGAGCTGGAACTTCTATCCTTAACCGTAGAAAAAGAATCAGAAAGGATCAATAATAGCGCCTGCGGAGTTTATTGCCAAAAAGGGGAGAAGGCAGGGTTACTTCTCGGGATCATCAAAACAGAGTCTGAATTCTACCGAAAAGCAAGATCCAAGAAGAATGCACTGGGACTTATGCAGATCATGCCTGGGACCGGATCCTGGATCGCATCCTGGGAAGGAAAACATATCAAAAAACAAGATCTACTGGAACCGGAGACAAATATCCATCTTGGAGTCTCTTATCTGAACCATCTTTTAGAAACTCACGAAGGAAATCTTCGTTTGGCTCTTCTCGCCTATAACGCGGGACCGGGAGCGGTTAAAAAATGGGGAGGAGTTCCTGCCTATGCAGAGAGTGTATTCTCGGGACAGGAAGAATATTTAGGAAGCAGGGAATCATTCTAA